A window of Sutcliffiella cohnii contains these coding sequences:
- a CDS encoding DUF1836 domain-containing protein, protein MNNDWSRYELALLLQYLLHGEKERVELLLQHKKVEELPVVLRKVLQQIADKNKELGLSMSEIVELGNMLECSFYKQTSLKNWVKREIKQFIGVPHVGKKYSIQQAALLYIVKDLKTILDFDLIRHVLALVFNNPMDRSDDHLSPADFFLQYAQMYEKLMVKEKVLTETVVSKEVEEYVMTLRVGDEQKEHIAVAFKTALLSTRASYLRGTALKYINGMNALN, encoded by the coding sequence ATGAATAACGATTGGAGTCGTTATGAACTTGCACTACTATTACAATATTTACTACATGGTGAAAAAGAACGGGTTGAGCTACTCTTGCAACACAAAAAGGTGGAAGAACTTCCAGTAGTATTACGTAAAGTATTACAGCAAATTGCAGATAAAAATAAAGAGTTAGGGTTATCCATGTCTGAAATAGTAGAGCTTGGAAACATGCTAGAATGTTCCTTTTATAAACAGACTTCATTGAAAAATTGGGTGAAGCGAGAAATAAAACAATTTATTGGAGTTCCTCATGTAGGGAAAAAGTATTCCATCCAGCAAGCTGCCTTATTATATATTGTGAAAGATTTAAAGACTATTCTAGATTTCGATTTAATTCGTCACGTACTCGCACTAGTGTTTAACAATCCGATGGACCGTTCGGACGATCATTTAAGCCCGGCAGACTTTTTTCTACAATACGCACAAATGTATGAAAAATTAATGGTGAAAGAAAAGGTATTAACAGAAACTGTTGTTTCGAAAGAGGTTGAAGAATACGTTATGACATTACGCGTTGGTGATGAACAGAAAGAACATATAGCGGTAGCGTTTAAAACGGCCCTTCTTTCTACTAGAGCGTCCTATTTACGGGGGACAGCTTTAAAGTATATTAATGGAATGAATGCGCTTAACTAA
- the htpX gene encoding protease HtpX, producing MGKRIGLFLLTNILVLVTIGIVLTILPIGSYIGQDGQLVLGPLLALSAVIGFTGAFISLLMSRWMAKKMMNVQVLDPNGSLSPREQKIVDMVHRMSRSAGITRMPEVGIYHSPEVNAFATGPSKNRSLVAVSTGLLEEMDEDAIEGVIAHEVAHIANGDMVTMTLLQGIVNTFVVFLARIAAWAVSRVVREDLAPIVHFIAILVFQILFSILGSIVVMAYSRYREFHADNGGADLAGKDKMVHALRSLQQYTNRITEEQDTAVATLKISGKKKSSLFSTHPDLNERIRRLEAK from the coding sequence ATGGGTAAACGTATAGGACTTTTTCTTTTAACGAACATTCTCGTTTTAGTAACAATTGGTATCGTATTAACTATTTTACCAATTGGTAGTTACATTGGCCAAGATGGTCAGCTTGTATTAGGGCCACTTTTAGCTTTAAGTGCTGTCATTGGTTTTACTGGAGCCTTCATTTCTTTATTAATGTCCCGCTGGATGGCGAAAAAAATGATGAACGTGCAAGTTTTAGATCCAAATGGATCACTTTCGCCACGTGAACAAAAAATTGTTGATATGGTTCATCGTATGAGCCGTTCTGCTGGAATTACACGCATGCCCGAGGTTGGTATTTATCATTCACCTGAAGTAAACGCATTTGCTACTGGGCCATCTAAAAACCGTTCTCTCGTAGCTGTATCTACTGGTTTATTAGAAGAGATGGACGAAGATGCAATCGAAGGAGTAATTGCACATGAGGTTGCTCATATTGCGAATGGCGACATGGTAACGATGACGCTATTACAAGGTATCGTCAACACATTCGTTGTGTTCTTAGCTCGTATTGCAGCTTGGGCTGTTTCACGTGTAGTACGTGAAGACTTAGCTCCTATTGTACACTTTATTGCTATTTTAGTATTCCAAATTCTTTTCTCTATCCTTGGAAGCATTGTTGTAATGGCATACTCTCGTTATCGTGAGTTCCATGCTGATAACGGTGGAGCAGACTTAGCTGGTAAAGATAAAATGGTTCATGCATTACGTTCGTTACAACAATATACAAATCGTATTACAGAAGAGCAAGATACAGCTGTTGCTACGCTAAAAATTAGCGGAAAGAAAAAAAGCTCACTCTTCTCTACACACCCAGACTTAAACGAGCGTATTCGTAGATTAGAGGCTAAATAA
- a CDS encoding SRPBCC family protein, whose translation MMADLHDTVMIEKPLEEVFSYAANLQNSIHIMSNVTHIEKVTEGPVQPGTKFKETREIRGRKASAIIEIVEYEPPNTYSVKSESNGLKVVYRYFFENTAEGTKVTYTGDIYTTGIMMKLSKPIIKKILQKEDGDHLKQLKKVIEAKETIL comes from the coding sequence ATGATGGCCGATTTGCACGATACAGTAATGATTGAAAAACCACTAGAAGAAGTATTCTCCTATGCCGCTAATCTACAAAACTCTATCCACATTATGAGCAATGTAACACATATCGAAAAAGTAACAGAAGGACCAGTGCAACCTGGTACGAAGTTTAAAGAAACACGTGAAATAAGAGGGCGTAAAGCTTCTGCGATAATTGAAATAGTAGAATATGAACCACCTAATACATACTCCGTGAAGAGTGAATCAAACGGTTTAAAAGTAGTGTATCGTTATTTTTTTGAAAATACGGCTGAAGGTACAAAGGTAACATACACTGGGGATATTTATACGACTGGTATTATGATGAAACTATCTAAGCCCATCATTAAAAAGATTTTACAAAAAGAAGATGGTGACCACTTAAAACAGCTAAAGAAAGTTATCGAAGCGAAAGAAACAATCTTATAA
- a CDS encoding YrdB family protein → MAFIVMAIRFSWEIIALIIYSLWGYEKAKWLGAILIPLLVATIWALFGSPAATFKLVGIYKIGLELSIFFIAAYLLFKLQHLSLAVAYGTVALFISILIIWLKI, encoded by the coding sequence TTGGCATTTATCGTAATGGCTATTCGATTCAGTTGGGAAATTATAGCTCTCATCATTTATAGTCTTTGGGGATATGAAAAGGCAAAATGGTTGGGAGCTATTCTCATCCCTTTGCTTGTCGCAACTATTTGGGCTTTATTCGGTTCACCAGCGGCAACCTTCAAATTAGTTGGCATCTATAAAATAGGATTAGAGCTTTCTATTTTCTTTATTGCAGCTTATTTATTATTCAAACTGCAGCACTTGTCATTGGCTGTTGCTTATGGGACTGTTGCTCTCTTTATTTCAATACTTATTATTTGGCTAAAAATATAA
- the nfsA gene encoding oxygen-insensitive NADPH nitroreductase produces MNTTIETLLNHRSIRKFTDQLLTKEQIHTIVKCAQSASTSSFIQAYSIIGVSDVEKKQQLATFAGNQTYVEANGHFFVFCADLHRHETISVMERENLTDSLESMETFMVSVIDATLAAQNAAVAAESLGLGICYIGGIRNKMKEVSELLNLPHHVIPLFGLAVGYPAQNPDVKPRLLLEHVYHENEYNSNKEEQLKQLDQYNEVISAYYEERTGGKRNDTWTSQMAGMLKNPKRRDMKAFVEEKGFAKK; encoded by the coding sequence ATGAACACAACGATAGAAACATTATTAAATCATCGGTCAATACGTAAGTTTACGGACCAATTATTAACGAAAGAACAAATACATACGATTGTAAAATGCGCACAAAGTGCCTCAACATCAAGTTTTATCCAGGCGTATTCCATCATCGGTGTTTCAGATGTTGAAAAAAAACAACAACTAGCGACTTTCGCTGGCAATCAAACATATGTAGAAGCAAATGGTCACTTTTTTGTTTTTTGTGCAGATTTGCATCGTCATGAAACTATTAGTGTAATGGAAAGAGAAAATTTAACAGATTCACTTGAAAGTATGGAAACATTTATGGTTTCTGTTATAGATGCAACGTTAGCAGCTCAAAATGCAGCAGTGGCAGCGGAATCACTAGGACTTGGCATTTGTTATATTGGAGGAATTCGGAACAAGATGAAGGAAGTGAGTGAACTATTAAATCTTCCTCATCACGTTATTCCGTTATTCGGTTTAGCTGTTGGGTATCCAGCACAAAACCCTGATGTGAAGCCGAGATTACTGTTAGAACATGTTTATCATGAAAATGAATATAACAGCAACAAAGAGGAACAACTAAAACAATTAGATCAATACAATGAAGTGATATCAGCTTATTACGAGGAACGTACTGGTGGAAAGCGGAATGATACGTGGACCTCTCAAATGGCTGGGATGTTAAAAAATCCGAAACGAAGAGATATGAAAGCTTTTGTGGAAGAGAAAGGCTTTGCGAAAAAGTAA
- a CDS encoding BCCT family transporter, whose product MFKQFGIVFWVSSITVFLLVLIGAIAPNAFANVAGAIFDFTTYAFGWFYLLAVLFFVLFCIALAFTKYGKVRLGSDDSRPEYSFFTWIGMLFSAGFGVGLVFWGVAEPMSHFFTPPRVTVDPLTDVAARTAMQYSFFHWGVSQWSVFTIVGLAIGYFQFRKKEDGLISTTLNPIIGSSNRQYIRKPIDILAVIATVMGVATSLGLGILQINGGLNIVFGIPNNGIVQLIIVFVLLLLYLSSTTTGLNRGIKYLSNLNLTLAIVLTLFVFIFGPTVFILNTFTLGLGDYISNFLNTSLRLTPYQGGTWVRDWTIFYWAWAIAWSPFVGAFIARVSRGRTIREFVLGVLVVPPLIALFWVAVFGGTALHFDLFKGTDIATAVNNDITSALFTTYAQLPFTFVLSLVSILLILTFLITSADSATFILGTMTSNGSLHPPLFLRIIWGTLMASIAAVLLFSSGLEGLQTASLVSALPFTVILIAICYSLFRALKKEVFVKKPKEKPLKK is encoded by the coding sequence TTGTTTAAACAGTTTGGAATAGTGTTTTGGGTTTCTTCTATTACCGTTTTTCTTTTAGTACTAATAGGAGCAATAGCCCCTAATGCTTTCGCTAACGTAGCCGGAGCTATTTTCGACTTTACTACATACGCATTTGGTTGGTTTTATTTATTAGCGGTACTATTTTTTGTGCTTTTTTGTATCGCCCTAGCGTTTACAAAATACGGTAAGGTACGACTAGGCTCTGATGATAGTAGGCCAGAATATTCTTTTTTTACTTGGATCGGTATGTTGTTTAGTGCAGGATTTGGCGTAGGACTTGTTTTTTGGGGTGTTGCAGAACCGATGAGTCATTTTTTCACCCCACCACGAGTGACTGTTGATCCATTAACAGATGTTGCAGCAAGAACAGCTATGCAATATTCGTTTTTTCATTGGGGAGTTAGTCAATGGTCTGTTTTTACAATAGTTGGTCTCGCGATTGGTTATTTTCAATTTCGGAAAAAAGAAGATGGGCTCATTTCTACTACGTTAAATCCGATTATAGGGTCAAGTAATCGCCAATATATTCGAAAGCCGATTGATATTTTAGCAGTAATCGCTACTGTAATGGGTGTTGCGACTTCCTTAGGTCTAGGAATTTTGCAGATTAATGGTGGCTTGAATATTGTTTTTGGAATTCCAAATAACGGAATAGTACAGTTAATTATTGTTTTTGTTCTTTTACTACTTTATTTAAGCTCCACCACAACCGGATTAAATCGAGGGATAAAATACTTAAGTAATTTAAATTTGACGTTGGCCATCGTTTTAACCCTCTTTGTATTTATTTTTGGCCCGACCGTTTTTATCTTAAATACATTTACACTTGGGCTTGGAGATTATATATCAAACTTTTTAAATACGAGCCTCCGTCTTACTCCTTATCAAGGAGGAACGTGGGTACGAGATTGGACGATATTTTATTGGGCATGGGCTATCGCGTGGTCTCCATTTGTCGGTGCTTTCATAGCTCGTGTTTCGAGAGGAAGAACGATACGTGAATTTGTTTTAGGGGTACTAGTTGTCCCTCCTCTCATTGCTCTGTTTTGGGTTGCCGTGTTTGGCGGAACAGCATTACATTTTGATTTATTTAAAGGAACGGACATTGCTACTGCCGTAAATAATGATATTACTTCTGCATTATTTACTACGTACGCACAACTTCCGTTTACCTTTGTCCTATCACTCGTTTCGATCTTGCTAATTTTAACTTTCTTAATTACTTCCGCAGATTCTGCCACTTTCATCCTAGGAACGATGACATCTAATGGTAGTCTACACCCACCGTTATTTTTACGTATCATTTGGGGAACGCTGATGGCTTCGATTGCTGCTGTTTTACTATTCTCAAGTGGACTAGAAGGACTCCAAACCGCTTCATTAGTGTCCGCATTGCCATTTACTGTCATCTTAATCGCAATTTGCTATTCTCTTTTCAGAGCATTAAAAAAGGAAGTCTTCGTGAAGAAGCCGAAGGAAAAGCCTTTAAAGAAATAG
- a CDS encoding short-chain fatty acid transporter, protein MKAIIGFFNRLMQRYLPDPFLFVIILTFVVFALGLIFTNSGPAEMVQHWGNGFWGLLSFSMQMVLVLVTGYVLASSPVFKKLLGALASTAKTPGAAIVIVTIVSIIASWVNWGFGLVIGALFAKELAKRVTNVDYRLLIASAYSGFLVWHGGFSGSIPLTIATDGHFSADLIGVIPTSETIFAPSNLILLAVLFVTLPLLNRFMMPSKDQTVTVDPNLLEDSSTLQAATIEKSAMTPAERLENSWIVSLVISIMGLGFLVYYFGQNGFRLNLDIVNFLFLTLGILFHWTPKSFLQSVANAVKGAGGIIIQFPFYAGIMGMMTASGLAAVMSEAFVNISNEHTFHFFAFLSAGIVNFFVPSGGGQWAVQAPVMLEAAQTLDVSIAKTALAVSWGDAWTNMIQPFWALPALAIAGLKAKDIMGFCVIVLFVSGAIISLAFLLL, encoded by the coding sequence ATGAAAGCTATTATTGGATTTTTTAATCGATTAATGCAACGTTATTTACCAGATCCGTTTTTATTTGTTATTATTCTTACTTTTGTCGTTTTTGCTTTAGGTCTTATTTTTACAAATAGTGGTCCGGCAGAAATGGTACAACATTGGGGAAATGGATTTTGGGGGTTATTATCCTTCTCAATGCAAATGGTACTTGTACTAGTAACTGGTTATGTTTTAGCTAGTAGTCCGGTATTCAAAAAACTGTTAGGCGCTTTAGCCTCTACTGCAAAAACACCTGGCGCTGCAATTGTTATCGTTACAATTGTTTCTATTATTGCAAGCTGGGTAAACTGGGGATTCGGACTCGTTATTGGAGCACTATTTGCTAAAGAGTTAGCGAAACGAGTTACAAATGTAGATTATCGTCTTTTAATTGCAAGCGCTTACAGTGGTTTCCTTGTGTGGCACGGTGGTTTTTCAGGATCGATTCCACTTACCATTGCTACGGACGGACACTTTTCGGCAGATTTAATTGGTGTTATTCCGACGAGTGAAACGATTTTTGCACCTTCTAACTTAATTTTATTAGCGGTTTTATTTGTTACGTTACCTTTATTAAATCGTTTTATGATGCCATCTAAAGATCAGACAGTTACTGTTGACCCTAATCTATTAGAAGATTCTTCTACATTACAAGCTGCTACCATTGAAAAAAGCGCAATGACACCAGCAGAGCGTTTAGAAAATAGTTGGATTGTTTCTCTCGTTATTTCTATAATGGGGCTTGGCTTTCTCGTATATTATTTCGGTCAAAATGGCTTCCGATTAAATTTAGATATCGTTAACTTTCTATTCTTAACGTTAGGAATCCTTTTCCACTGGACACCAAAGAGCTTTTTACAGTCTGTTGCTAATGCCGTTAAAGGTGCTGGCGGAATCATTATACAATTCCCTTTTTATGCAGGAATTATGGGAATGATGACAGCTTCTGGACTCGCAGCAGTTATGTCTGAAGCATTTGTTAATATCTCTAATGAGCACACATTCCATTTCTTCGCATTTTTAAGTGCAGGTATCGTTAACTTCTTCGTTCCATCTGGAGGAGGCCAATGGGCAGTTCAGGCTCCAGTTATGTTAGAAGCAGCACAAACATTAGATGTATCTATTGCAAAAACTGCATTAGCCGTTTCATGGGGAGATGCATGGACGAACATGATTCAGCCGTTCTGGGCTTTACCTGCATTGGCTATTGCCGGATTAAAGGCAAAAGATATAATGGGCTTCTGTGTGATTGTACTATTTGTTAGTGGTGCGATTATCTCACTAGCTTTCTTATTACTATAA
- a CDS encoding Cof-type HAD-IIB family hydrolase has product MIKCIAIDMDGTLLNQNHVVSKQNADAIKLAQQKGIEVVIATGRSYKEASPVLKEAGIETPIICVNGAEVRSVAGEVQYYTPLHNEEVKKVVTVLNKHDIYFEMYTQAGTYSNDYDKALATIIDIFASANRTQAYEEVVEAAKERFTEGNIQIIDSYEGLLESDDTIVYKLLAFSLDSNNLENARNELKSMEKIAVSASGKENIEITSVEAQKGIALTSFTAERNISMADAMAIGDNFNDISMLERAGHSVAMGNAPDEVKNAAKSVTDTNINSGVAKAILNAISE; this is encoded by the coding sequence ATGATTAAATGTATTGCAATCGATATGGATGGAACGTTATTAAACCAAAACCATGTTGTGAGTAAACAAAATGCTGATGCTATTAAACTTGCTCAGCAAAAAGGAATCGAGGTAGTTATTGCAACTGGTCGTTCTTACAAAGAGGCTAGTCCAGTATTAAAAGAAGCTGGAATAGAGACACCTATCATTTGTGTAAACGGTGCTGAAGTACGTTCTGTCGCTGGAGAGGTACAATATTATACTCCGTTACATAATGAGGAAGTAAAAAAAGTTGTAACGGTATTAAACAAGCATGATATTTATTTTGAAATGTATACACAAGCAGGTACATACTCAAACGATTATGATAAAGCATTAGCAACAATTATTGATATTTTTGCGTCTGCAAATAGAACACAGGCATATGAAGAAGTTGTCGAGGCAGCAAAAGAACGTTTTACAGAAGGAAATATTCAAATTATTGATTCTTACGAGGGATTACTAGAAAGTGATGATACGATTGTCTATAAATTACTAGCATTTTCATTAGATAGTAACAATTTAGAAAATGCACGTAACGAATTGAAAAGTATGGAAAAGATTGCTGTTAGTGCTTCAGGTAAAGAAAATATTGAAATTACGAGTGTGGAGGCGCAAAAGGGCATTGCTTTAACTTCATTTACTGCAGAAAGAAACATATCAATGGCAGATGCGATGGCGATAGGAGATAATTTTAACGACATTTCCATGCTAGAGCGTGCTGGTCACTCTGTTGCAATGGGAAATGCCCCTGACGAGGTAAAAAATGCTGCAAAGTCAGTAACAGATACAAACATTAATAGTGGAGTAGCAAAAGCGATACTAAATGCAATAAGTGAATAA
- a CDS encoding HD-GYP domain-containing protein, translating into MKITNYYLGKVLNDDIYSITGSLLLKKGTKLTMRHIEKLNRHEYFFHPSLLVDSISKENNEHYIAVNSLYKSSVTSFRAVFQQLELKNPPPIEQMNEVITPLINRLIEEPLFVHYIKQVKSYDNYTFMHSMNVGIYASIIGKIQGLTKEEIKTLGNMGLYHDVGKLLIDKSILQKPGQLTEREWKEIQKHTLYGYELLKQIPKMDPIVLQGALLHHERLDGSGYPTKLRHEKIPYLVQILSVADVYDALSSNRSYREKQNVFRTAKILIQEANLNRLNPGIVKPFIQFLLSNHIRDEVLLNNGKHGEIIFIHHDEPHLPVIKVDDHFIDLRKESQLEILDFA; encoded by the coding sequence ATGAAGATTACTAACTACTATTTAGGGAAAGTATTAAACGATGATATATATTCCATTACGGGTAGCTTACTCCTAAAAAAAGGTACTAAACTCACGATGAGGCATATTGAAAAATTAAATAGGCATGAGTATTTTTTCCATCCATCTCTTCTAGTTGATTCCATAAGCAAAGAAAACAACGAACATTATATAGCAGTAAATAGTCTATATAAAAGTAGCGTTACTTCGTTTCGGGCAGTTTTTCAGCAACTGGAGTTAAAAAATCCTCCACCTATTGAACAAATGAATGAAGTTATTACCCCGCTAATTAATAGGTTAATAGAAGAGCCTCTATTTGTTCACTACATAAAACAAGTGAAAAGCTACGATAATTATACGTTTATGCACAGCATGAATGTAGGAATATACGCCTCTATTATTGGGAAAATTCAAGGTCTCACGAAAGAAGAGATCAAAACGTTAGGCAATATGGGACTATATCATGATGTTGGTAAACTATTAATTGATAAAAGTATTTTACAAAAGCCTGGACAACTAACTGAACGAGAATGGAAGGAGATTCAAAAGCATACGTTATATGGATATGAATTATTAAAGCAAATTCCTAAAATGGATCCAATCGTGTTACAAGGTGCATTGCTGCATCATGAACGTTTAGATGGGAGTGGATATCCGACAAAGTTACGTCATGAAAAAATACCTTACCTTGTTCAAATCTTATCGGTTGCGGACGTGTATGACGCTCTATCATCTAACCGAAGCTACCGAGAAAAACAAAACGTTTTTAGAACAGCGAAAATATTAATTCAAGAAGCTAACTTAAATAGGTTAAATCCTGGTATTGTTAAGCCCTTCATCCAATTTTTATTATCTAACCACATTAGAGATGAAGTATTGCTGAATAATGGGAAACATGGAGAAATTATATTTATTCATCATGATGAACCACATTTACCTGTTATAAAAGTAGATGATCATTTTATAGATTTGCGCAAAGAATCGCAATTAGAAATATTAGATTTTGCATAA
- a CDS encoding YjiH family protein, whose protein sequence is MQKAHSTSDILKFAIPSLIGILLFIFPIPIDGGFTIPVALLANTLEGWLHAVIPAIMTILITFIGIATVVFKLVKPASIKEGTFFYSLLNVSIFWTVVRVVGMILVIMTFFQIGPEAVWSDYTGGLLLYDLLALLFTVFLFAGLFLPLLLNFGLLELFGALLTKIMRPVFKLPGRSSIDSLASWLGDGTIGVLLTSKQYEQGYYTKREAAVIGTTFSVVSITFSLVVIEEIGLGHMFLPFYFTVLLAGIVAAIIMPRIPPLSRIADTHYEKAEPQNNDLVPEGESRLKWGFNQAVDRAKKNEGIGKFFQDGGKNVLDMWLGVAPVVMAFGTIALIIAENTPVFTYLGMPFIPILELLQIPYAAEAAETMIVGFADMFLPAILGSGIESELTRFVIACVSVTQLIYLSEVGGVILGSKIPVSFGKLFVIFILRTLITLPIIALVAHMIF, encoded by the coding sequence ATGCAAAAGGCTCATTCTACAAGTGATATATTAAAGTTTGCTATTCCTTCACTTATCGGAATTTTATTATTTATATTCCCTATTCCAATCGACGGTGGGTTTACTATCCCAGTTGCATTACTGGCTAATACGTTAGAAGGTTGGTTACACGCGGTAATACCAGCAATTATGACAATATTAATTACATTTATAGGGATTGCTACTGTTGTTTTTAAACTAGTAAAACCTGCGAGTATTAAAGAAGGTACTTTCTTTTATTCCTTATTAAACGTATCTATCTTTTGGACAGTTGTACGTGTAGTCGGAATGATTTTAGTTATTATGACTTTTTTCCAAATTGGACCTGAAGCTGTTTGGTCTGACTATACTGGTGGTCTATTATTATACGATTTATTAGCATTATTATTTACTGTATTTTTATTTGCTGGGCTGTTTTTACCACTACTATTAAACTTCGGTTTACTTGAGTTATTCGGTGCCCTATTAACAAAGATAATGCGTCCTGTCTTTAAATTACCTGGGCGTTCTTCTATCGACTCTTTAGCATCTTGGCTTGGTGACGGTACAATTGGGGTACTGTTAACAAGTAAGCAGTATGAGCAAGGATATTATACGAAAAGAGAAGCTGCAGTTATTGGTACTACTTTCTCCGTCGTATCGATTACATTTAGTTTAGTCGTAATCGAGGAAATCGGACTTGGCCATATGTTTTTACCGTTTTACTTTACAGTTCTTTTAGCGGGGATTGTTGCAGCGATTATTATGCCACGTATCCCACCACTTTCTCGTATTGCTGACACACATTATGAGAAAGCTGAGCCACAAAACAATGACTTAGTACCAGAGGGCGAGTCTCGTTTAAAATGGGGCTTTAATCAAGCTGTTGATCGTGCCAAGAAAAACGAAGGTATCGGTAAGTTTTTCCAAGATGGAGGAAAGAACGTACTAGATATGTGGTTAGGAGTAGCTCCAGTCGTTATGGCTTTCGGTACTATTGCTTTAATTATTGCAGAAAATACACCTGTATTCACATATTTAGGAATGCCGTTTATCCCTATTTTAGAGCTATTGCAAATTCCGTATGCGGCAGAGGCAGCAGAAACAATGATTGTTGGATTTGCTGATATGTTTTTACCTGCTATTTTAGGTAGTGGCATTGAGAGCGAATTAACTCGTTTCGTCATTGCTTGTGTGTCTGTCACTCAATTAATCTACTTATCGGAAGTAGGAGGAGTTATTTTAGGCTCCAAAATCCCTGTTTCATTCGGTAAATTGTTCGTTATCTTTATTTTACGTACGTTAATTACGTTACCTATTATTGCATTAGTAGCACATATGATTTTTTAA
- a CDS encoding DUF1002 domain-containing protein, which yields MIKRLSKMFLILVLAFTTFTSIGFAAGEDDTEVINEKLGFPIVVYGGSLTDTQKEEVKRLLGVTNPDLVDHITVTGDDLKTYLNGNPNSRMFSSAKITLKEQGVGLTVDIITPDNITEVTREMYANALLTAGVEDAVVEVASPVKVTGHSALVGIYKAYDAKGAELDKDRMEVANEELSIATKLAEEVDKEKVSELLTEIKKQIAEQNPVTREEVEKIVEDQLSRLNIELSPEDRQLLIDLFEKMRSLNINFDNVRNQLEDITKDIKDRIDSVMGDSGFWQGVKDFFRDLFQSIANLFK from the coding sequence ATGATTAAAAGGTTATCAAAAATGTTCCTCATCCTAGTATTAGCATTCACGACTTTTACATCTATTGGCTTTGCAGCAGGAGAAGATGATACAGAAGTAATTAATGAAAAATTAGGTTTTCCTATAGTTGTATATGGTGGATCCTTAACAGACACACAAAAAGAAGAAGTAAAACGATTGTTAGGAGTTACAAACCCTGACCTTGTTGATCACATTACAGTAACTGGCGACGATTTAAAAACATATTTGAATGGTAATCCAAACTCCCGTATGTTTTCTTCAGCGAAAATTACGTTAAAGGAACAAGGAGTAGGGTTAACAGTCGATATTATTACTCCCGATAATATTACAGAAGTAACGAGAGAAATGTATGCGAACGCACTTTTAACTGCAGGTGTTGAAGATGCGGTTGTAGAAGTAGCCTCTCCCGTAAAAGTAACGGGTCATTCTGCTTTAGTCGGAATTTATAAAGCATACGATGCAAAAGGTGCGGAGCTTGATAAAGATCGAATGGAAGTTGCGAATGAAGAGTTAAGCATCGCAACGAAGTTAGCAGAAGAAGTAGATAAAGAAAAAGTAAGTGAGTTATTAACAGAGATTAAAAAACAAATTGCAGAACAAAATCCGGTAACTCGTGAAGAAGTAGAAAAAATTGTAGAAGACCAGTTAAGCCGTTTAAACATTGAATTAAGCCCGGAAGACCGCCAACTATTAATTGACCTGTTTGAAAAAATGCGGTCGTTGAATATTAATTTTGATAACGTGCGTAATCAATTAGAAGATATTACGAAAGATATTAAAGACCGAATTGATAGTGTTATGGGCGATAGTGGATTTTGGCAAGGTGTGAAAGACTTTTTCCGGGACCTATTCCAATCAATTGCGAATTTATTTAAGTAA